One region of Termitidicoccus mucosus genomic DNA includes:
- a CDS encoding YgfZ/GcvT domain-containing protein: protein MIFGKHVRVFHYRPAAFLRISGLDAPEFLQGQFTQDLKPIGLQDVVYGLWLNQKGRVEADGFLFRVKEAEWVLASYEGCGQAIRERLERYIVADDVVVEDETARWNGVCLLDIGGPVVSELRKQGGGVMFRGRRGGGECWEWLRPVDAEPEAGCEFLSEAEEVGFSEMERRRIEAGVPMVPRDAGPGDLPNEAGLERDAISYTKGCYLGQEVISRLKSLGRVRRRLWRVRWEEARGGGPDASPERVLPAGLFAGGRKVGELRSMARTDEGSGLAKCMGLAMLSVDGAEPGALLSWSEGGEAAVGCEFPV, encoded by the coding sequence ATGATTTTTGGGAAACATGTCCGCGTATTTCACTATCGGCCCGCCGCATTTTTACGGATTTCCGGTCTGGATGCCCCGGAATTTTTGCAGGGACAGTTTACGCAGGATCTGAAACCTATTGGCCTTCAGGATGTCGTGTATGGATTATGGTTGAACCAAAAAGGACGGGTGGAGGCGGACGGTTTTTTGTTCAGGGTGAAGGAGGCAGAGTGGGTTTTGGCGAGTTATGAGGGCTGCGGGCAGGCGATTCGGGAACGGCTGGAGCGGTATATCGTGGCGGACGACGTGGTGGTGGAGGATGAAACCGCGCGGTGGAATGGGGTTTGTTTGCTGGATATCGGGGGCCCCGTGGTGAGTGAGCTGCGAAAACAGGGCGGCGGCGTGATGTTTCGCGGGCGGCGCGGAGGCGGCGAGTGTTGGGAGTGGCTGCGCCCGGTGGACGCAGAGCCGGAAGCGGGCTGTGAGTTTTTGAGCGAAGCGGAGGAAGTCGGCTTTTCGGAGATGGAGCGGAGGCGCATTGAGGCGGGCGTGCCGATGGTGCCGCGCGACGCGGGGCCGGGAGATTTGCCGAATGAAGCCGGGCTGGAGCGCGACGCGATTTCCTACACCAAGGGCTGCTACCTCGGGCAGGAGGTGATCTCGCGGCTCAAGTCGCTGGGACGCGTGCGGCGGCGCTTGTGGCGCGTGCGCTGGGAGGAGGCGCGGGGCGGCGGTCCGGACGCATCGCCGGAGCGGGTGTTGCCGGCGGGATTATTTGCCGGCGGACGGAAAGTGGGGGAGTTGCGCTCGATGGCGCGCACCGACGAGGGCAGCGGGCTGGCGAAGTGCATGGGGCTTGCAATGTTATCGGTGGACGGCGCGGAGCCGGGCGCGCTGCTGAGCTGGTCGGAGGGCGGCGAGGCGGCGGTGGGTTGCGAGTTTCCCGTTTGA
- a CDS encoding guanylate kinase: MSSSASIASDIAAGNAAAASAPVLLVIAGPAGSGKTTLCDRLVAEVPVFSRVVTTTTREPRAGEVDGVHYHFLTPGQFDAKVVAGAFLEWAWVHGKNRYGTLASSVLDPLAAGRSLVINIDVQGVDNFRRAAAANPLLARHMATVFIEVPIAVLRARMVGRGQNTTEDMECRLRTAEAELREAHKFDHRIKSTTRNADFAALLAIWRQTQKRVPARAG, translated from the coding sequence ATGTCCTCGTCCGCCAGCATCGCCTCCGACATCGCGGCCGGAAACGCCGCCGCCGCTTCCGCGCCCGTTCTCCTCGTCATCGCCGGTCCGGCGGGTTCGGGGAAAACCACGCTTTGCGACCGGCTCGTGGCGGAGGTGCCGGTGTTTTCGCGCGTCGTCACCACGACCACCCGCGAGCCGCGCGCCGGCGAGGTGGACGGCGTGCACTACCATTTCCTCACGCCGGGGCAATTCGACGCGAAAGTCGTCGCGGGCGCGTTTCTCGAATGGGCGTGGGTGCACGGAAAAAACCGCTATGGCACGCTCGCGTCGTCGGTGCTCGATCCGCTCGCGGCCGGGCGCAGCCTCGTCATCAACATCGACGTGCAGGGCGTGGACAACTTTCGCCGCGCGGCCGCCGCCAACCCGCTCCTCGCGCGGCACATGGCGACGGTTTTCATCGAGGTGCCGATTGCGGTGCTGCGCGCGCGCATGGTCGGCCGCGGTCAAAACACCACCGAGGACATGGAATGCCGCTTGCGCACGGCGGAGGCCGAGCTGCGCGAGGCGCACAAGTTTGACCACCGCATAAAAAGCACGACCCGCAACGCGGATTTTGCCGCCTTGCTCGCCATCTGGCGCCAAACGCAAAAACGCGTGCCGGCGCGCGCAGGGTAG
- a CDS encoding exostosin domain-containing protein has protein sequence MRVAIISLSEKGRQDGPALRNLHAVSTPRTHELVDNPDDAELVIFTDLAPDAHYRSLRAHPLPRRRPADCFTVYHWHEPYGLLPGLYTETPRLRIGSRRHRAGLYWPERHTNPLVSTHLPLPEKDRPWLFSFLGRDSHPVRARVFSLPPGHGGKRALIEDTGRYDHWKTTGEARDAALQNYVDSARDSYFGLCPRGLRKPSIRLFEMMQLGVCPVVLADGYVFPTGPRWEDFCLIIKERDAGRLWEILTGREAEAIERGRLAREEWERWFAVERQFNYIVGQLAAIRARPRAWPEGWLRGARMQARIWTTDTLARLDRLRARL, from the coding sequence ATGCGCGTCGCAATCATCAGCCTCTCCGAAAAAGGCCGGCAGGACGGGCCGGCGTTGCGCAATCTGCACGCCGTCTCCACCCCGCGCACCCATGAGCTGGTGGACAACCCCGACGACGCGGAGCTGGTCATCTTCACCGACCTCGCGCCCGATGCGCATTATCGCAGCCTGCGCGCCCATCCGCTGCCGCGGCGGCGTCCGGCGGACTGCTTCACCGTTTACCACTGGCACGAACCCTACGGCCTGTTGCCCGGGCTTTACACCGAGACGCCGCGCCTGCGCATCGGCTCGCGCCGGCATCGCGCGGGCCTCTACTGGCCGGAACGCCACACCAACCCGCTCGTCTCCACGCACCTGCCGCTCCCCGAAAAGGACCGCCCGTGGCTGTTTTCGTTTCTCGGACGCGACAGCCACCCGGTGCGCGCGCGGGTTTTTTCGCTGCCGCCCGGCCATGGCGGCAAACGCGCGCTCATCGAGGACACCGGCCGCTACGACCATTGGAAGACCACCGGCGAGGCGCGGGACGCGGCGCTGCAAAATTACGTGGACTCCGCCCGCGACTCGTATTTCGGCCTCTGCCCGCGCGGGCTGCGCAAGCCGTCCATCCGCCTTTTCGAGATGATGCAACTCGGCGTGTGCCCCGTCGTGCTGGCCGACGGCTACGTGTTTCCGACCGGACCGCGCTGGGAGGATTTCTGCCTCATCATCAAGGAGCGCGACGCGGGCCGCCTCTGGGAAATCCTGACGGGACGCGAGGCCGAGGCCATCGAACGCGGACGGCTGGCGCGCGAGGAGTGGGAACGCTGGTTCGCGGTGGAGCGGCAGTTCAACTACATCGTCGGGCAGCTCGCCGCCATCCGCGCCCGCCCGCGCGCCTGGCCCGAGGGCTGGCTGCGCGGCGCGCGCATGCAGGCGCGTATCTGGACAACGGATACGCTCGCCCGCCTCGACCGGCTGCGCGCGCGTCTGTAG
- a CDS encoding MiaB/RimO family radical SAM methylthiotransferase, which translates to MNRVYIKTYGCQMNERDSEAVAAMLRARGYRIVGSEDECDIMLLNTCSVRDAAEQKAIGKAAHLRGRKRRQPDFILGILGCMAQNRGAALLDRLPDVDLIVGTQKFHQVPGFLDNLRAAREAGVPFGETIIDIREEKDSQNRIKDHLLAADGGEGSVAVRNGKSDTSEAVAGGDGGRDGAADGDEARQVSAFVSIQQGCDMHCSFCIVPKTRGDERSRPMDDIVREVEALAARGVREVTLLGQIVTSYGRRESAAEPAEDGRAGVSPFVRLLERVHALEGVGRIRFTSPHPRGFRQDLVDAFGRLPKLCECVHLPMQSGSDRILRAMKRPYSRDKYKEIVDSLRAVRPDMYFSTDVIVGFPGETDADFEQTRTLFEACNYDMAYIFKYSVRTGTPAAEMGDQIPDEVKEHRNQVLLEILKQNSLRRNASLVGTTQEVLVEGRDKTGRHFIGRTRGNRVAIFDASPRLAGQFVPLRVERATVSSLYGELVLAGVP; encoded by the coding sequence ATGAACCGGGTCTACATCAAAACTTACGGGTGCCAGATGAACGAGCGCGACAGCGAGGCGGTCGCGGCGATGCTGCGCGCCCGGGGGTATCGCATCGTCGGCTCAGAAGACGAGTGCGACATCATGCTGCTCAACACGTGCAGCGTGCGCGATGCCGCGGAGCAAAAGGCCATCGGCAAGGCCGCCCACCTGCGCGGACGCAAGCGCCGCCAGCCCGACTTCATCCTCGGCATCCTCGGCTGCATGGCGCAAAACCGCGGCGCCGCGCTGCTCGACCGCCTGCCCGACGTGGACCTCATCGTGGGCACGCAAAAATTTCACCAGGTGCCCGGCTTTCTGGACAACCTGCGCGCCGCGCGCGAGGCGGGCGTGCCGTTCGGCGAGACGATCATCGACATCCGCGAGGAGAAGGACTCGCAGAACAGGATCAAGGATCACCTCTTGGCGGCGGACGGCGGCGAGGGCAGCGTGGCGGTCCGTAATGGGAAATCGGATACGAGCGAGGCCGTCGCCGGCGGTGACGGCGGGCGTGATGGCGCGGCGGACGGGGACGAGGCGCGGCAGGTGAGCGCGTTTGTGTCGATCCAGCAGGGATGCGACATGCATTGCTCATTTTGCATCGTGCCGAAGACGCGCGGCGACGAGCGCTCGCGCCCCATGGACGACATCGTGCGCGAGGTCGAGGCGCTGGCGGCGCGCGGCGTGCGCGAGGTGACGCTGCTCGGGCAGATCGTGACGAGCTACGGGCGGCGCGAGTCCGCCGCGGAGCCGGCGGAGGACGGACGCGCGGGCGTGTCGCCGTTTGTGCGTTTGCTGGAGCGCGTGCACGCGCTCGAGGGCGTCGGGCGCATCCGGTTCACGTCGCCGCATCCGCGCGGCTTCAGGCAGGACCTCGTGGACGCGTTCGGGCGCCTGCCCAAACTCTGCGAATGCGTGCACCTGCCGATGCAGTCGGGCAGCGACCGCATCCTGCGCGCGATGAAGCGCCCGTATTCACGCGACAAATACAAGGAGATCGTGGACTCGCTGCGCGCCGTGCGTCCGGACATGTATTTCTCGACCGACGTGATCGTCGGCTTTCCCGGCGAGACCGACGCGGACTTCGAGCAAACGCGCACGTTGTTCGAGGCGTGCAACTACGACATGGCCTACATTTTCAAATACTCCGTGCGCACCGGCACGCCCGCTGCGGAGATGGGCGACCAGATTCCCGACGAGGTGAAGGAGCACCGCAATCAGGTGCTGCTCGAAATCTTGAAGCAGAACTCGCTGCGCCGCAATGCCTCGCTGGTCGGCACGACGCAGGAGGTGCTCGTGGAGGGGCGGGACAAGACCGGCCGGCATTTCATCGGGCGCACGCGCGGCAACCGCGTGGCGATTTTCGACGCGAGTCCCCGGCTGGCCGGGCAGTTCGTGCCGCTGCGCGTCGAACGAGCGACGGTGAGTTCGCTGTATGGGGAACTGGTGCTGGCGGGGGTGCCATAA
- a CDS encoding hemolysin family protein produces MSGLTTEIFILLLMLLANGVFAMAEIAVVSARKARLKQRVDEGDVRAKAALATASEPARFLSAVQVFITLLGIGIGMYSGETMAGKLAEPLTRLPLLAEYARPVALVVMTLLLTMCTVVLGELVPKRLALAAPERVAIGLAPFVNKLAKFVSPVVWLLTFSTDKVMGLFGVREQPQETPVSEEEVNILIEQGMHAGVFNRTEKEMVEGVLELDKLPVTALMTPRPKIVFINIDDPEEASWRKIVASGHSYFPVYQGNHDQVLGMVAVKALWAHSAIGLKSSLKDLLLPPLVVPETMVAIQLLEAFKKSGKHIALVTDEFGSIQGLATLIDVLEAIVGDLPAHGHGRRDAPAAKRREDGSWLIDATLPAGELKTLLDLDELPNEDDADFQTLGGFIVTYFGRIPEAGDYFEHAGWRFEVVDMDRHRVDKVLVAKAGARQAAA; encoded by the coding sequence ATGTCCGGCCTTACGACAGAAATATTCATCCTCCTGCTCATGTTGCTGGCAAACGGCGTGTTTGCCATGGCCGAAATCGCGGTGGTATCCGCGCGGAAAGCACGGCTGAAGCAGCGCGTCGACGAAGGCGATGTGCGGGCGAAGGCCGCCCTCGCCACGGCGTCCGAACCGGCGCGGTTCCTCTCCGCCGTGCAGGTTTTCATCACGTTGCTGGGGATCGGAATCGGCATGTACAGCGGCGAGACCATGGCGGGAAAACTGGCCGAACCGCTCACGCGCCTGCCCCTTCTGGCCGAATACGCGCGTCCCGTCGCCCTCGTGGTGATGACGCTGTTGCTGACGATGTGCACCGTCGTGCTCGGCGAACTCGTGCCCAAGCGCCTCGCGCTCGCCGCGCCCGAGCGCGTGGCGATCGGACTCGCGCCCTTCGTCAACAAGCTCGCGAAGTTCGTGAGCCCGGTCGTCTGGCTGCTCACGTTTTCCACCGACAAGGTGATGGGGTTGTTCGGCGTGCGCGAGCAGCCGCAGGAGACGCCGGTGTCGGAGGAGGAGGTCAACATCCTCATCGAGCAGGGCATGCACGCGGGCGTGTTCAACCGCACGGAAAAGGAAATGGTCGAGGGCGTGCTCGAGCTCGACAAACTGCCCGTGACGGCGCTCATGACGCCCAGGCCCAAGATTGTCTTCATCAACATCGACGACCCCGAGGAGGCGAGCTGGCGGAAAATCGTCGCCAGCGGGCATTCGTATTTCCCGGTGTATCAGGGAAACCATGACCAGGTGCTCGGCATGGTCGCGGTGAAGGCGCTCTGGGCGCACTCGGCCATCGGCTTGAAATCCAGCCTGAAGGACCTGCTGCTGCCGCCGCTCGTCGTGCCGGAGACCATGGTGGCGATCCAGTTGCTCGAGGCGTTCAAGAAATCCGGCAAGCACATCGCGCTCGTGACCGATGAGTTCGGCTCCATCCAAGGGCTCGCGACGCTGATCGACGTGCTCGAAGCCATCGTCGGCGACCTGCCCGCGCACGGGCACGGCCGCCGCGACGCACCCGCCGCCAAACGCCGCGAGGACGGCTCGTGGCTCATCGACGCGACCCTGCCGGCCGGCGAGTTGAAAACCCTGCTCGACCTCGACGAGCTGCCCAACGAGGACGACGCCGATTTCCAAACCCTGGGCGGCTTCATCGTGACGTATTTCGGACGCATCCCCGAGGCCGGCGACTATTTCGAACACGCCGGGTGGCGCTTCGAGGTGGTGGACATGGACCGCCACCGCGTGGACAAGGTGCTGGTCGCCAAGGCCGGGGCGCGCCAAGCCGCGGCCTGA
- a CDS encoding TetR/AcrR family transcriptional regulator: MLPEKTTHKCPDHAGEGECPTKTVILDTTEELIAKNGVRAVSIRDISREARVNLAAINYHFGSKDRLLRAVLERRMSDLFDRRMAALDVIEQSRGGATVEALMEAFLGPCMARDARTRRRQEGVAKMMSRFFFEEEAMVSAVATAQFEPFRVRFGVLLRKAVPSVPADELDWRSSLAMGVLHHHLLFASMQERMRGRRARPEVEMRRLLAFCAAGLRAPPSDTRSAARKGAALKK, encoded by the coding sequence ATGCTGCCTGAAAAAACAACGCATAAATGTCCCGACCATGCCGGGGAGGGCGAATGCCCGACCAAGACGGTCATACTCGACACCACCGAGGAGCTCATCGCGAAAAACGGCGTGCGCGCCGTGTCGATCCGCGACATCTCGCGCGAGGCGCGCGTCAACCTCGCGGCCATCAATTACCATTTCGGCTCGAAGGACAGGCTGTTGCGGGCGGTGCTGGAGCGGCGCATGTCCGACCTGTTCGACCGCCGCATGGCGGCGCTGGACGTCATCGAGCAGAGCAGGGGCGGCGCGACGGTGGAGGCGTTGATGGAGGCGTTTCTCGGCCCCTGCATGGCCAGAGACGCGAGGACGCGGCGGCGCCAGGAGGGCGTGGCGAAGATGATGAGCCGGTTCTTTTTCGAGGAGGAGGCCATGGTCAGCGCGGTGGCGACGGCGCAGTTCGAGCCGTTCCGCGTGCGATTCGGGGTATTGCTCAGGAAGGCGGTGCCGTCGGTGCCGGCCGACGAGCTGGACTGGCGCTCGTCGCTGGCGATGGGCGTGCTGCACCACCACCTGCTGTTCGCGTCGATGCAGGAGCGCATGCGGGGCCGGCGCGCGAGGCCCGAAGTGGAGATGCGGCGGCTGCTGGCCTTTTGCGCGGCGGGCCTGCGCGCGCCTCCGAGCGATACGCGGAGCGCCGCGCGAAAAGGAGCGGCGCTCAAAAAGTAA
- a CDS encoding protein-L-isoaspartate(D-aspartate) O-methyltransferase — translation MAPILPAFLLLLLACGCLLGVARAADAPDAKKQREDMVRRQLLPRGIGHPDVLRAMRTVPREEFVPEKIRHLAYDDRPLPIGWEQTISQPYIVAFMTEALAPGPEDRVLEIGTGSGYQAAVLSMLVKEVCSIEIVEPLAWRAEKTLARLGYASVRTRAGDGYQGWAEASPFDAIIVTCAPDHVPAPLVAQLKEGGRMIIPVGEEGAVQELVLLRKKKGRVRRQSVMDVRFVPMTGTQPRQGEN, via the coding sequence ATGGCCCCGATCCTGCCCGCCTTTTTGCTTTTGCTGCTCGCATGCGGATGCCTGCTCGGTGTGGCGCGGGCGGCGGACGCGCCGGATGCGAAAAAACAGCGTGAGGACATGGTGAGGCGGCAGTTGCTGCCGCGCGGCATCGGCCATCCCGATGTGCTCCGCGCGATGCGGACGGTGCCGCGCGAGGAATTTGTCCCGGAAAAAATCCGGCATCTCGCCTACGACGACCGGCCTCTGCCCATCGGTTGGGAACAGACGATTTCGCAGCCCTATATCGTCGCGTTCATGACCGAGGCGCTCGCGCCGGGGCCGGAGGACCGCGTGCTGGAAATCGGCACCGGCTCGGGTTATCAGGCCGCGGTGCTTTCCATGCTGGTGAAGGAGGTTTGCTCGATTGAAATCGTGGAGCCGCTGGCGTGGCGCGCGGAGAAGACACTGGCGAGGCTGGGATACGCCAGCGTCCGCACGCGCGCCGGCGACGGTTACCAAGGGTGGGCGGAGGCGTCGCCGTTTGACGCGATCATCGTCACCTGCGCGCCCGACCACGTGCCGGCGCCGCTGGTCGCCCAGCTCAAGGAGGGCGGGCGCATGATCATCCCCGTCGGAGAAGAGGGCGCGGTGCAGGAGCTGGTGCTGCTCAGAAAAAAGAAAGGCAGGGTGCGCCGCCAGAGCGTCATGGACGTGCGTTTCGTGCCCATGACCGGGACGCAACCGCGGCAAGGTGAGAATTAG
- a CDS encoding DUF3568 family protein, which translates to MSTITTRVFPMLAIAAAATLAGCKSVPLTEDKSMVAVYQFGEFKMLLNTTAPHAAEVTQRVLKEQGLYQTEFAQSTYEARITARAVGDQKVSIIIQEENRNQTMLRIRWGTSGDLKKSRRLYEAIEAGVDRP; encoded by the coding sequence ATGAGCACGATCACCACTCGCGTTTTTCCCATGCTTGCGATTGCCGCCGCCGCGACGCTGGCCGGATGCAAATCCGTCCCGCTTACCGAGGACAAGAGCATGGTCGCCGTGTATCAATTCGGTGAATTCAAGATGCTGCTCAACACCACCGCGCCGCACGCGGCGGAAGTGACGCAGCGGGTGCTCAAGGAGCAGGGGCTCTACCAGACCGAGTTTGCGCAAAGCACCTATGAGGCGCGCATCACGGCGCGCGCCGTCGGCGACCAGAAGGTCTCGATCATCATCCAGGAAGAAAACCGCAACCAGACGATGCTGCGCATCCGCTGGGGCACGAGCGGCGACCTCAAGAAGTCCCGCCGCCTCTACGAGGCCATCGAGGCCGGCGTGGACCGTCCGTGA
- a CDS encoding ABC-F family ATP-binding cassette domain-containing protein, with translation MLTLADVSKSYGTRELFSDVSLFIARNDRLGLVGPNGAGKSTLFNLILGEERPDSGEITWERGADFGYLPQESAPASDETILHIATSGKKLEPTEDDWDIDYTLEPRARKILAGLGFKEGDADKPARTFSGGWIMRAHLARLLVAEPALLLLDEPTNHLDLEALLWFQDYLTRYPGGLVVISHDRAFLNALCTGILELRACTLHYYHGNYDNYLVEKEARKAQQLAQFKNQQREIDHLQKFVDRFGAKASLASRAKSKEKQIERLKEDAIDEPEDDLSRIHFKFPQPPRSGLKVIELLNVHQSYGDHVVYRDLNFTAERGQRIVLVGPNGAGKSTLLKILGDVIPIDAGTREPGSNVTTGYFAQNRLDNLKAGATVLDNVMELRTAENQLTEQQARAILGAFLFRKDDVFKKVSVLSGGEKSRLALARLLVKPPNLLLMDEPTTHLDIPSIDALVAALKAYEGTLIFISHDVYFIRALAENVLHVHSGRLTPYAGNYDYYLEKSRATNERAALTAGFTDARPQQTAGSGADVRPVTDAAPNPAATPAKSAAAKLTPNQIARLRDEVARLERDVTEIEKRQAELTAALEAPETYADHGKALALNRELTAVVDQLQAATEAWEEAATRLTEAMA, from the coding sequence ATGCTCACTCTGGCCGACGTTTCCAAATCCTACGGCACACGCGAACTCTTCTCCGACGTGTCGCTCTTCATCGCGCGCAACGACCGCCTCGGCCTCGTCGGCCCCAACGGCGCCGGCAAGTCCACCCTCTTCAACCTCATCCTCGGCGAGGAACGCCCCGACTCCGGCGAGATCACGTGGGAACGCGGCGCCGACTTCGGCTATCTCCCGCAGGAAAGCGCCCCGGCCTCCGACGAAACCATCCTCCACATCGCCACCAGCGGCAAAAAACTCGAACCCACCGAGGACGACTGGGACATCGACTACACCCTCGAACCCCGCGCCCGCAAAATCCTCGCCGGCCTCGGCTTCAAGGAAGGCGACGCCGACAAACCCGCCCGCACCTTCTCCGGCGGCTGGATCATGCGCGCCCACCTCGCCCGCCTGCTCGTCGCCGAACCCGCGCTGCTCCTCCTTGACGAGCCGACCAACCACCTCGACCTCGAGGCGCTCCTCTGGTTTCAGGACTACCTCACCCGCTACCCCGGCGGCCTCGTCGTCATCTCGCACGACCGCGCCTTCCTCAACGCGCTTTGCACCGGCATCCTCGAACTCCGCGCCTGCACCCTCCACTACTACCACGGCAACTACGACAACTACCTTGTCGAAAAAGAAGCCCGCAAGGCCCAGCAACTCGCCCAATTCAAGAACCAGCAGCGCGAAATCGACCACCTCCAAAAATTCGTGGACCGCTTCGGCGCCAAGGCCTCCCTCGCCTCCCGCGCCAAGTCCAAGGAAAAACAAATCGAGCGCCTCAAGGAAGACGCCATCGACGAGCCCGAGGACGATCTCTCGCGCATCCATTTCAAATTTCCCCAGCCTCCGCGCTCCGGCCTGAAAGTCATCGAACTGCTCAACGTCCACCAATCCTACGGGGACCACGTCGTTTACCGCGACCTCAACTTCACCGCCGAACGCGGCCAGCGCATCGTCCTCGTCGGCCCCAACGGCGCCGGCAAATCCACCCTCCTGAAAATCCTCGGCGACGTCATTCCGATCGATGCCGGCACCCGCGAACCCGGCTCCAACGTCACCACCGGCTACTTCGCCCAAAACCGCCTCGACAACCTGAAGGCTGGCGCGACCGTCCTGGACAACGTCATGGAGCTGCGCACCGCCGAAAACCAGCTCACCGAGCAGCAGGCCCGCGCCATCCTCGGCGCCTTTCTTTTCCGCAAGGACGACGTCTTCAAAAAAGTCAGCGTGCTCTCCGGCGGCGAAAAATCTCGCCTCGCCCTCGCGCGGCTCCTCGTCAAGCCGCCGAACCTCCTCCTCATGGACGAGCCCACGACGCACCTCGACATCCCCTCGATCGACGCGCTCGTCGCCGCCCTGAAAGCCTACGAAGGCACGCTCATCTTCATCAGCCACGACGTGTATTTCATCCGCGCCCTCGCGGAAAATGTCCTCCACGTCCACAGCGGCCGTCTCACGCCCTACGCGGGCAACTATGATTATTATCTGGAAAAATCCCGCGCCACCAACGAACGCGCCGCCCTGACCGCCGGTTTCACCGACGCCCGCCCGCAGCAAACCGCCGGAAGTGGCGCGGACGTCCGGCCCGTGACCGACGCCGCGCCAAATCCCGCCGCCACGCCCGCAAAATCCGCCGCCGCGAAACTCACTCCCAATCAAATCGCCCGCCTCCGCGACGAAGTCGCCCGTCTGGAAAGAGATGTCACCGAGATCGAGAAACGCCAGGCCGAGCTCACCGCCGCTCTGGAGGCACCCGAGACCTACGCCGACCACGGCAAAGCCCTCGCCCTCAACCGCGAACTAACGGCCGTCGTTGACCAGCTCCAAGCCGCCACCGAAGCATGGGAAGAAGCCGCCACCCGCCTCACCGAAGCGATGGCGTAG
- a CDS encoding shikimate dehydrogenase family protein translates to MDTVFTLQDLRDWNRPGTSLAVLGHPIKHSLSPAMHNAALAEMARADSRFSDWRYHRFDIPPDDLPAALELLHRKKFLGVNLTVPHKILAFDLVAEVDPAARPIGAINTLHWTPAGWRGHNTDGYGLATAIRETLARELAGAPVILLGAGGAARGAAVECLQRRCASLWIANRTRANLDALLAALRPLAGAGTIPLHGFNPATPPDGIPAAALVINATSAGLRDSDPAPLDLARLACRPAGVFDMIYNPPQTRLLAQAAALGLPAANGLAMLVHQGVRALEIWTGKPPPVEPMRRAAGQM, encoded by the coding sequence GTGGACACCGTTTTCACCCTCCAAGACCTTCGTGACTGGAACCGCCCCGGCACCTCGCTTGCCGTGCTCGGGCACCCCATCAAGCACTCGCTCAGCCCCGCCATGCACAACGCCGCGCTCGCCGAGATGGCCCGCGCCGACTCCCGCTTCTCCGACTGGCGCTACCACCGCTTCGACATCCCCCCCGACGATCTTCCTGCCGCACTCGAACTGCTCCACCGGAAAAAATTCCTCGGCGTCAACCTCACCGTCCCGCACAAGATCCTCGCCTTCGACCTCGTCGCCGAGGTCGACCCCGCCGCCCGCCCCATCGGCGCCATCAACACCCTGCATTGGACGCCCGCCGGCTGGCGCGGACACAACACCGACGGCTACGGCCTCGCCACCGCCATCCGCGAAACCCTCGCCCGCGAACTCGCCGGCGCGCCCGTCATCCTCCTCGGCGCGGGCGGCGCCGCGCGCGGCGCCGCCGTCGAATGCCTCCAGCGCCGCTGCGCCTCGCTCTGGATCGCCAACCGCACCCGCGCCAACCTCGACGCTCTGCTCGCCGCCCTGCGTCCGCTCGCCGGCGCCGGGACGATTCCCCTCCACGGCTTCAATCCCGCCACGCCGCCCGACGGCATTCCCGCCGCCGCGCTCGTCATCAACGCCACCTCCGCCGGCCTGCGCGATAGCGACCCGGCGCCGCTCGACCTCGCGCGCCTCGCCTGCCGACCCGCGGGCGTGTTCGACATGATTTACAATCCCCCGCAAACCCGCCTCCTTGCCCAAGCCGCTGCGCTCGGCCTGCCCGCCGCCAACGGCCTCGCCATGCTCGTGCACCAAGGCGTCCGCGCGCTCGAAATCTGGACCGGCAAGCCGCCTCCCGTCGAGCCGATGCGCCGCGCCGCCGGACAAATGTAG